The sequence TGAGAAGATGGCGAAAAAGCTTCACTCTCTGCGTTCAGAGAGCGTTGAGGTTGAAACCAAGGGCCGTCGCAGCGGCTCGACTACTGAAATTCTGGACGTTTTCAGCGTCAAGGAAAAGATTGCCGATGTGACCGGCGACATGGTGCGGGGACTTCGTCCGACAAAGGACATCAAGGACCCCAAGAACGACAAGATAATCGTCAAAGCCGGCGAGAAGATTGCTGATGACGCTGCTAAGAAGATCGATAAGCTTGCCTTGAAAGAGCTTGAAGTCTACATACCGAACCGATATATTGACGCGACTCTCGATCAGGATGGAACCCATAATGTCGACGAAGCCCTGATCGACATATATCACAGGATAAGACCGGGAGATCCGGCGACTCGCGACTCAGCGACCAGCCTGATGAACTCTTACTTCTTCGATACCCGTCGTTATGACCTTGCAAGGGTAGGCCGCTACAAACTTAATAAGAAACTGGGTTTGAACCTGCCTGAGCACGTCAGGGCGATTACCCGCGAAGATATAATCAAGATCATTCAATACATAATCGGTCTTTCTGAAGCGGGATCGCTCGTCGCGCATCTGAATACCGCGAACCTCGAAAAGCGCCTGCCTGAGTTGGAAGAAGCTGTTAAGGCCGAAGCTAAGTCGGCTTCCAAAGAAGACAAAGCCCCCGGCGGACGCGTTTATCAGTTCAAGCAGCATCTTGAGACGCTGAAAAATATCAAGCTCGGAGATATGATCACGGAAGACCAGCTCAAGGAGATGAGGCGCATGCTCGACCTCATCCCCAACGGCAACCGTCTGATCTCAGATACTCCCGCCGAACTCTACGCAGAGACTGCTATCAGGCTTGTGGCCTGTTCGACGGACGACATCGACCATTTGGAAAACAAGCGCGTTAGGTCGGTCGGCGAACTTCTGCAGGATCAGTTGCGAATGGGCTTCCTGCGAATGGAGAAAGTCGCCAAGGAGAGGATGACGAGTCTGGACCCGGAGAATGTGATTCCACAGGTCATTCTCTCGGTAAAACCGATCTCGGCCTCTATTAAGAGCTTCTTCGGTTCGAGTCAGCTCTCGCAGTTTATGGACCAGACCAACCCGCTCGCGGAGCTTACGCACAAGCGCAGGCTTTCGGCTCTGGGTCCCGGCGGTCTTTCGAGGCAGAGCGCGAAACTCGAAGTCCGAGACGTTCACCACTCGCACTATGGCCGAATCTGTCCGATTGAGACCCCTGAAGGTCCTAACATCGGCCTGATCGGTTCTATGGCGATCCATGCAAAGATAGACGAATACGGTTTCCTCAGGAGCCCGTATCGCATCATAAAGAACGGCAAGGTCACCAAGGACCTCGCATATATGTCGGCGGACGAGGAGAGCCAGGAGTATATAGCTCCGGCAAATACTCCGCTTGACCCGGAGACGGGCGAGATCACAGCGACAACTGTCGTCGTCCGTCACGAGAACACCTATCCGCAGGTCGCTGCAAATAAGGTGACCTATATGGACGTCTCGCCTATGCAGATTATGTCGGTTGCGACGGCAATGATCCCGTTCCTTGAAAATGATGACGCCAACCGCGCTCTGATGGGTTCGAACATGCAGAGGCAGGCAGTGCCGCTGCTGCGTGGTGATGCTCCGATTGTGCGGACGGGCATTGAGGGCCGAGCAGCTCGAGACTCCATGGCCGTAATCGTCAACAAGAGGGACGGTATTGTCCGCTACTCGACGGCTGAAAAGATTCTGGTCGAAGCCGAAGACGGAACTATTGACGAATATCGCCTGATAAACCTTCTGCGCTCCAACCAGGGGACATGCATAACGCAGAGGCCTATAGTGAAGCCCGGCAAGCGTGTTCGCGCAGGGGAAGTGATCGCAGACGGTCCTTGCACGGACGGCGGTGAATTGGCGCTTGGGCAGAATATCCTTGTAGCGTTTATGCCGTGGAACGGTTATAACTACGAAGATGCCGTTCTCCTGAGCCAGAGACTCGTCAAGGACGATATATTTACCTCGATACATATAGAGAAATTTGAGACCGAGGCGCGCGATACCAAACTTGGGCCTGAAGAGATCACTCGCGATATTCCTAATGTCGGTGAGGATGTCCTCAAGGACCTCGACTCCAATGGAATTATACGTGTCGGAGCCGAAGTGAGGCCTGAAGATATTCTGGTCGGAAAGGTTGCTCCTAAGGGCCAGGGCGAACTGACAGCCGAAGAAAGGCTGATTATTGCGATCTTCGGTAAGAAAGCCGAGGAGACTCGCGACGTTTCTCTGCGGGTTCCGCATGGTGAAACGGGGACGGTAGTCGACGTCAAGGTCTTCAGCCGGTTCAAGTATAAGTGCAGCCGCTGCGGCGCCATCTTCGATTACAGCAAAAAGCCGGAGCGTATGCTCTGCGAGAGATGTGACGGCGAACTGGTTCGCGAGCCGGGCGATGAACTCCCGGCGGGTGTAAACCAGCTTGTCCGCTGTTATATCGCTCAGAAACGCAAGATCATGGAAGGCGATAAAATGGCAGGCCGCCATGGCAACAAGGGTGTTATCTCAAAGATACAGCCCGAGGAGAACATGCCGTTCCTGCCTGACGGGACACCGGTCGATATCGTGCTTAACCCTCTCGGGGTTCCGAGCCGAATGAACATCGGTCAGATTCTTGAGACGCATCAGGGTCTTGTAGGCAAGCATTTGGGCTGCATGTATAAGAACCCGATCTTCCAGGGCGCGACCGAGAGTGAGATCGTTGCCGACCTTCGCGTGCTGGCGTGGAAACTGAGAATCGGTGTTCTCAGAGACTATGCCAAGGAACTCGGTATCGAGGCCCAGATCGTAAGTGAGAAGCAGGTAGACTCGGTTATCAGACACATACTGACTCGACTGCCGGATGTTATGGCAAGTGAGCTTGATGGTGAGATTAAACGGATCGAAGACCTCTACAACAAAGGTATCGACAGCATCAGAGAGCATATCAAGTCGTTTGACATGGCCGAACTGGAGATTCTGAGTATCAAACTCGATGGACCTGAAGCTGCCGATGATCCGATGGCGCTCAGGGAAGCCCTTTCGGAGAAGCTCAGACGCGAGAACGAGGAAAGGCTCGCTGCAACCGATCCTGATGGAGAAGACGAAGAGTCCGAGTCCGAAGAAGATATGTCTGAATTGGCAATACCATATGTCGGGCAAAAAGCTCCGAAAGACTATGACTATGAGGCTCTGATCAAAGGGATTGAGGAAAACGTGCAGAAGCGTTTGGGTCTCAATGAGCGCACTGGCAAGAGCGAGCTATACGATGGTCTCACCGGTCAGAAGTTCAGCCAGGACGTCACGGTCGGCTATATATACATGTTGAAACTGGCGCACCTTGTCGAGGACAAGATACACGCCCGGTCCACCGGACCATACTCTCTGGTCACTCAACAGCCGCTCGGAGGCAAAGCTCAGTTCGGCGGACAGAGGTTCGGAGAGATGGAAGTCTGGGCCTTGGAGGCTTACGGCGCTGCATATACGCTGCAGGAGATCCTGACGATCAAGAGTGACGATGTCCAGGGCCGTGTTAAGACCTATGAGTCCATAGTGAAAGGCGACAATATTCTCGAGCCGGGTGTGCCGGAATCGTTCAAGATTCTGGTGAACGAGCTTCAGAGCCTTGGTCTGAAGGTAGCAGTCGAGGATGACAGAGACCGGGTAATCGATCTCAAGGACACCGAAGACGAGCTTTCGGAAGGGCAAGAGGGCGGAGTGATCTCCGCGAAGCGCCGAAAGAAGGTTCTGGAACTCAGGGAGGATCTCAATGACTGATTCTAGTACATTCGATAAAATCCGGATAGGCATCGCCTCGCCGGATGACATACGTTCGTGGTCCTGCGGCGAAGTCAAAAAGCCCGAGACCATCAACTATCGCACGTTCAAGCCCGAGCGCGATGGGCTTTTCTGCGAGAGGATATTCGGACCGGTTAAGGACTGGGAGTGTCACTGCGGGCGTTATAAGAAGGTCAAGTTCAAGGGCGTCGTCTGCGACCGCTGCGGAGTTGAAGTCACTCGCTCCAAGGTTCGTCGTGAGAGGATGGGCCACATCGAGCTTGCCGCGCCCGTATCGCACATCTGGTATCTAAAAGGTGTGCCGAGTCCTATGGCTCTGTTGCTGGATATGTCACCCAGGCCGCTTGAGCGCGTGCTTTATTTTGCGTCTTATATAGTGATCCACGTCGACAGGCCTAAGATCAATCAGCACATCGACGAGATACGCACAGCAGTCAATGCGGCGGTCGAGGATATCACGATTGCGCGTGACGCCAACATAGCGAACCTGCGTAAAGACGCAGCGAAAGATGAGAAAGAAAACCCGGATTGGGACGACAAGAAGAAGAACGATCAGACCAAAAAGCTCAACGAGAGGATCAAACAGGAAGAGCGCGACGCTACTGATCACACAGACGAACTGTTCGCGACTCTAAAGCTCCTTGAGAGCGTCCAGAAGCTTGAGCTGATTACTGAAGACCAGTATCGCGCCCTGGACAGGCTCCTCGAGGTAGTCTCGGAGAAGCTTGATGTCGACCTGAGCGATGTCCTCAGAGCCGGACTGGGTGGATCTGCCATCAAGGAGCTGCTTTCCGAGGTCGATCTTGAGAAGCTGGCTCGTGAACTGCGTAAAGAAATATCGCAGACCACCGGTCCCAAGCGCGCAAGAGCGATCAAGCGTCTTGAGGTTGCAGATTCGTTTATATCGTCCAAGAGCCGTCCCGAGTGGATGATCCTGGACTGCATACCTGTGATTTCGCCTGAACTGCGGCCTATGGTCCAGCTCGACGGCGGCAGGTTCGCGACCAGCGACCTCAACGATCTTTATCGCCGTATCATCAACCGGAACAATCGTCTTAAGAAGATCACCGAGATTCGCGCGCCTGAGTCGATCATAAACCATGAGAAGCGGCTTCTTCAGGAGGCCGTCGATGCTCTTATTGATAACGGCAGGCGCACAAGGCCGGTAGTCGGTTCCAACAACAGACCGCTCAAATCGCTTTCCGACATGCTCAAAGGCAAAGAAGGCCGGTTCCGAAAGAACCTGCTCGGTAAGCGTGTAGACTATTCGGGTCGTTCGGTCATCGTTGTCGGCCCGTATTTGAAGCTGCACCAGTGCGGACTGCCTAAAGAGATGGCTCTGGAACTCTTTAAGCCGTTCGTGATGAAGACTCTTGTCGAGAAGAAATACACTTCCAATATCAAGACGGCCAAACGAATGATAGACCGTATGAAGCCCGAGGTCTGGGACGCTCTTGAAGATGTAATCAGTGAGCATCCGGTTATGTTGAACCGTGCTCCCACGCTTCACCGCCTTGGTATTCAGGCTTTTGAGCCGATCCTGGTGGATGGCAAGGCTATCCAGCTTCACCCGCTGGTCTGCCATGCGTTCAATGCCGACTTCGACGGCGACCAGATGGCTGTCCACGTACCGCTGTCGGCATCGGCTCAGTCTGAAGCGAGACTTCTGATGCTCTCGACTCACAATCTGTTTTCGCCGGCGGACGGTAGACCGGTTGTTGCGCCGCTGCAGGATATCGTTCTCGGATCATTCTATTTGACTATGAAGCATGAGGATGTTCCTGACGAGAAAGCGCTTCACATATTCTCAGACGAAGAGGATGCGCTTTTGGCATATCGCAACGGGCAGGTGGATATACATGAGCCGATCAAGGTCAGGTTGCCCAAATCGCCGGACAGCGACGAGTTGGAACTCAGGGAACTTACGGTCGGCAGGCTGATTTTCAACAACATACTGCCTCCGAACATGCGCTATATAGACAGAGAGATCGATAAGAAGATGATGGCCAGGCTGGTCAACGATTGCTATGCAAAGAACGGACTTGAGGCCACTGTTAAGCTCTTGGACGATCTCAAGGCGCTTGGTTTCCGCTACGCCACATTCTCAGGTATAACGATTTCAATGACGGATATGGACATTCCGTCCAAGCGAGATGAGATAGTCGAACGGACCCAGACGGCTGTCGCGAGAAAGAACCGCGACTACACCAGGGGTCTTATTACCCAGGCAGAGCGCAAACAGCAGGTGCTTGAGCTGTGGATTCGCGCTGCGGATGAAGTCGCTGACTCTATTACAGACAGCGTGGAAACGTTCAACCCGATCTCGATTATTACTACATCGGGAGCTAGAGGTTCCAAGAGGCAGATAACGCAGCTTGCCGGTATGCGCGGTCTCATGAGTGACCCGTTCGGCAATCTGATTGAAGACTTGCCTATCAAGTCGAACTTCCACGAGGGCATTAATGTTCTCGAATACTTTATCTCTACGCACGGCGCCAGAAAAGGACTTGCGGATACAGCGCTTAGAACTGCGGACGCAGGTTATCTTACAAGGAGACTGGTTGACGTTGCGCAGGACGTGATCGTGCGCGGCGATGACTGCGGCACCACCAGCGGTGTATACGTCTCCACCATTGAGGAATCAGGTGAGGTTATTGAGACTATCGGTGACAGGCTCAGAGGCCGGACCGCGCTCGAGGATATCTTCCTTCCTGGTGCCGGCGAGCCGATTGTCTGCGCCAATGAGATAATCAGCGATGACGCTGCCAAGGAAATAGAGGCGGCTGGCCTGACAAGAGTCGGAGTCCGTTCGCCGCTTACATGTGAACTCAGACAGGGTATCTGCAGCAAGTGCTACGGACGCGACATGGCCAACGGCAAACCTGTTGACGCCGGCACGGCGGTCGGCATTATCGCTGCGCAGTCGATTGGTGAGCCTGGAACGCAGATTACAATGAGAACCTTCCATACCGGAGGTGTTGCCGGTAAGTATATGACCGGGGTCGCCGAGGTCAAGAAGAAGAAACAGGAGAGTCTGCGCGACCTGCATGAGGATATTCGCCGCGGTCTGGTATCCATCGAAGACGGTGCGGAAGGTCTCGATCGAGAGCGCGCAAGAGCGGTCCAGGCCGTTCTTAAGGTCCTGGAAGACCAGGTCGGTGGCCTGTTGAGGGTTGTCGAACTCTTTGAGGCAAGAAAACCCAAAGGCCAGGCGATCATTACTGAGGTTGCGGGTGAGGTTGTCGATATCGAGACAAGGGGCCTTAAGCGGGTGGTTATCCACTCCGAACAGCCTACTTATGATCCTTCGCAGCTTTCGGGTGAAGTGATTGTGGATGCTGCTGTTAGTCCGAAGACCGGTGACACGATTATCGATGCTGGTACCGAGCTTACGGAGAAGCTGGCTCGCAAGATCAAGGATGCCGGTGTGCAGAGCGTTAAGCTGCGCAAGACTCACCTGGTGCCTTACAGAGGCAACCTGGAAGTCGAGGTCGGCCAGACCGTTCAAGCGGGTGACCGCTTGACCGAAGGTCCGATGGACCCGCACAAAGTCCTTGAGCTTCAGGGCGTTCGCGGCGTTATGGAATATCTCGTCCGTGAGATTCAAAATGTCTACAAATCTCAGGGTATCGATATCAACGACAAACACGTCGAGATCATCGTTCGCCAGATGCTCAGAAAGCGCAAGGTGATCGAGTCTGGAGACACCAGGTTCCTGCCGGGTCAGGTTGTCGATAAGTTCGAGTTCGAGGACGAGAACGCTCGTGTGCTTGCCGCCAGTGGAACTGAGGCAACCGCCGACTGGGTGCTGCTTGGTATCACCGAGGCGTCTCTGGCTACGGACAGTTTCCTGTCTGCCGCTTCGTTCCAGAAGACCACCAGGGTCCTTACGGATGCGGCGGTCAGAGGCAAGCGAGACAATCTCATCGGGCTTAAGGAGAATGTCATCATCGGGCGACTTATCCCGGCCGGCACGGGTCTGCCGAGATATAAGGGTCTGGATGTCATGAACGAGGATCATGAGGTCATTACCACCGCGCGACAGCTTCTGGAACCGACATACGAATCCGAAGAGGAAGAAGAGATTCTGCCGATAGAGGACGAGTTGGAGTTGGAAGATATTGTTCCGCTTGGCGGCGGGGAACCTGAAGCCGAAGCAGAGGAGTCCGACGAAGAGGATGAGCTTGAAGAGGATGATGTCTTCAAGAAGCTGGCAAGTGCTCTGACAGGTGATGATGAGGGAGATGTCGACGCGCCCGATACGGACGACGAGGACGCCCCGATAGACACCAACTCGGACAACGCAATATAGGTAACAGACAATAAATGATCGGCGGGGGTATCTTTCCCCGCCGATCTCAGCTTTCTTCCCAAATACTCAATCTAAAATATCTGTGATTCTGGGCTGCTGATGGCCAGATCGTTATATACGGCCACCACACCCGGCACGGATCCGGCTATGATCGGGATCATATCATAGGCAAGTTCACTTCTGGCGTATCCCGAGATGCGCACAACACCGTCTTTGACATCTACGATATATGTGCCCGGATACGTCGATTTGCTGATCCTGCTGCGGACTTCGGCGGCAAGTCTCATGTCTTTTTCGCTTGTCGGTGAAACGCGAAGTTGATTATCGACTTTCGCTACTCCGCGAACACTGGAGGCGAGAACAGT is a genomic window of Armatimonadota bacterium containing:
- the rpoC gene encoding DNA-directed RNA polymerase subunit beta'; protein product: MTDSSTFDKIRIGIASPDDIRSWSCGEVKKPETINYRTFKPERDGLFCERIFGPVKDWECHCGRYKKVKFKGVVCDRCGVEVTRSKVRRERMGHIELAAPVSHIWYLKGVPSPMALLLDMSPRPLERVLYFASYIVIHVDRPKINQHIDEIRTAVNAAVEDITIARDANIANLRKDAAKDEKENPDWDDKKKNDQTKKLNERIKQEERDATDHTDELFATLKLLESVQKLELITEDQYRALDRLLEVVSEKLDVDLSDVLRAGLGGSAIKELLSEVDLEKLARELRKEISQTTGPKRARAIKRLEVADSFISSKSRPEWMILDCIPVISPELRPMVQLDGGRFATSDLNDLYRRIINRNNRLKKITEIRAPESIINHEKRLLQEAVDALIDNGRRTRPVVGSNNRPLKSLSDMLKGKEGRFRKNLLGKRVDYSGRSVIVVGPYLKLHQCGLPKEMALELFKPFVMKTLVEKKYTSNIKTAKRMIDRMKPEVWDALEDVISEHPVMLNRAPTLHRLGIQAFEPILVDGKAIQLHPLVCHAFNADFDGDQMAVHVPLSASAQSEARLLMLSTHNLFSPADGRPVVAPLQDIVLGSFYLTMKHEDVPDEKALHIFSDEEDALLAYRNGQVDIHEPIKVRLPKSPDSDELELRELTVGRLIFNNILPPNMRYIDREIDKKMMARLVNDCYAKNGLEATVKLLDDLKALGFRYATFSGITISMTDMDIPSKRDEIVERTQTAVARKNRDYTRGLITQAERKQQVLELWIRAADEVADSITDSVETFNPISIITTSGARGSKRQITQLAGMRGLMSDPFGNLIEDLPIKSNFHEGINVLEYFISTHGARKGLADTALRTADAGYLTRRLVDVAQDVIVRGDDCGTTSGVYVSTIEESGEVIETIGDRLRGRTALEDIFLPGAGEPIVCANEIISDDAAKEIEAAGLTRVGVRSPLTCELRQGICSKCYGRDMANGKPVDAGTAVGIIAAQSIGEPGTQITMRTFHTGGVAGKYMTGVAEVKKKKQESLRDLHEDIRRGLVSIEDGAEGLDRERARAVQAVLKVLEDQVGGLLRVVELFEARKPKGQAIITEVAGEVVDIETRGLKRVVIHSEQPTYDPSQLSGEVIVDAAVSPKTGDTIIDAGTELTEKLARKIKDAGVQSVKLRKTHLVPYRGNLEVEVGQTVQAGDRLTEGPMDPHKVLELQGVRGVMEYLVREIQNVYKSQGIDINDKHVEIIVRQMLRKRKVIESGDTRFLPGQVVDKFEFEDENARVLAASGTEATADWVLLGITEASLATDSFLSAASFQKTTRVLTDAAVRGKRDNLIGLKENVIIGRLIPAGTGLPRYKGLDVMNEDHEVITTARQLLEPTYESEEEEEILPIEDELELEDIVPLGGGEPEAEAEESDEEDELEEDDVFKKLASALTGDDEGDVDAPDTDDEDAPIDTNSDNAI
- a CDS encoding BON domain-containing protein, coding for MLKLLLIPAITLMFVAPIYAQNTDNPCPVGGVATVACPIINDGVVLATIRSRLAGLISEPGCGICISYYHGLVTLTGYVYNDKQKSVATVLASSVRGVAKVDNQLRVSPTSEKDMRLAAEVRSRISKSTYPGTYIVDVKDGVVRISGYARSELAYDMIPIIAGSVPGVVAVYNDLAISSPESQIF
- the rpoB gene encoding DNA-directed RNA polymerase subunit beta — protein: MREIQHRTKRTPEAIDLPNLVEIQLDSYKWFLREGLKELFQSFSPIHDFTGNLSLELLDYSLGDPKYTVEECRYRDMTTFEAPIKARVRLTAAEKEVIESEVYLGDLPLMTEKGTFVINGAERVVVSQLARSPGVYFKDTLDYSGRVLYFATIIPSPGAWIDIETDANDVITVHVAQTKKFPLTTFLRALNLFEPACPKSEMVSAHEAIGRTLAADKVNKDTGEVLFEAGKVVDEKMAKKLHSLRSESVEVETKGRRSGSTTEILDVFSVKEKIADVTGDMVRGLRPTKDIKDPKNDKIIVKAGEKIADDAAKKIDKLALKELEVYIPNRYIDATLDQDGTHNVDEALIDIYHRIRPGDPATRDSATSLMNSYFFDTRRYDLARVGRYKLNKKLGLNLPEHVRAITREDIIKIIQYIIGLSEAGSLVAHLNTANLEKRLPELEEAVKAEAKSASKEDKAPGGRVYQFKQHLETLKNIKLGDMITEDQLKEMRRMLDLIPNGNRLISDTPAELYAETAIRLVACSTDDIDHLENKRVRSVGELLQDQLRMGFLRMEKVAKERMTSLDPENVIPQVILSVKPISASIKSFFGSSQLSQFMDQTNPLAELTHKRRLSALGPGGLSRQSAKLEVRDVHHSHYGRICPIETPEGPNIGLIGSMAIHAKIDEYGFLRSPYRIIKNGKVTKDLAYMSADEESQEYIAPANTPLDPETGEITATTVVVRHENTYPQVAANKVTYMDVSPMQIMSVATAMIPFLENDDANRALMGSNMQRQAVPLLRGDAPIVRTGIEGRAARDSMAVIVNKRDGIVRYSTAEKILVEAEDGTIDEYRLINLLRSNQGTCITQRPIVKPGKRVRAGEVIADGPCTDGGELALGQNILVAFMPWNGYNYEDAVLLSQRLVKDDIFTSIHIEKFETEARDTKLGPEEITRDIPNVGEDVLKDLDSNGIIRVGAEVRPEDILVGKVAPKGQGELTAEERLIIAIFGKKAEETRDVSLRVPHGETGTVVDVKVFSRFKYKCSRCGAIFDYSKKPERMLCERCDGELVREPGDELPAGVNQLVRCYIAQKRKIMEGDKMAGRHGNKGVISKIQPEENMPFLPDGTPVDIVLNPLGVPSRMNIGQILETHQGLVGKHLGCMYKNPIFQGATESEIVADLRVLAWKLRIGVLRDYAKELGIEAQIVSEKQVDSVIRHILTRLPDVMASELDGEIKRIEDLYNKGIDSIREHIKSFDMAELEILSIKLDGPEAADDPMALREALSEKLRRENEERLAATDPDGEDEESESEEDMSELAIPYVGQKAPKDYDYEALIKGIEENVQKRLGLNERTGKSELYDGLTGQKFSQDVTVGYIYMLKLAHLVEDKIHARSTGPYSLVTQQPLGGKAQFGGQRFGEMEVWALEAYGAAYTLQEILTIKSDDVQGRVKTYESIVKGDNILEPGVPESFKILVNELQSLGLKVAVEDDRDRVIDLKDTEDELSEGQEGGVISAKRRKKVLELREDLND